In Periplaneta americana isolate PAMFEO1 chromosome 4, P.americana_PAMFEO1_priV1, whole genome shotgun sequence, one DNA window encodes the following:
- the LOC138698197 gene encoding 1-phosphatidylinositol 4,5-bisphosphate phosphodiesterase beta-1-like isoform X3, with amino-acid sequence MEWKSLTIFLVIFYFSQHVMSERDIKEVQNAKIDLRQADMEKTKIISVNVQKKILTKTNSNGLDVDTKTSMNYDRKDAFQNILNKLQLSGKKNISFLTEKDYDVIEKMITESEFVSTEEFKNYIGSSAIHFKRIKELEDIAKQYLKEVEMSSEREARYRKISVYEEGKYKMFNVKATDYLRRSKTLEASPEESWKKYSEYRAKAESKRGEIEGYSSWNAALKEKLIEFEEKIRQLKTKLHDVKEKNKEYKTKAKRLENEVEKAKEHYFDEIRLYIDHFSKYNDAVRKSKEYSVNSSIEIKECEKCEHLVKEHKNFAKLMSTQAELFLLENDSLLLKNLRTSKRSGQTKLEMELREFRDILHNFQCI; translated from the coding sequence CACGTGATGAGCGAGCGTGATATAAAGGAAGTACAGAACGCTAAGATAGATTTACGTCAAGCAGATATggagaaaactaaaataatttctgTGAAcgtgcagaaaaaaatattgacgaAAACTAATTCAAATGGTTTGGATGTAGATACTAAAACCAGTATGAATTACGATAGGAAAGACGCATTTCAAAACATATTGAATAAACTTCAACTCAGTGGAAAAAAGAATATTTCATTTCTTACAGAGAAAGATTATGATGTAATAGAAAAAATGATAACCGAAAGTGAATTTGTAAGTACAGaagaatttaagaattatatCGGCTCTTCAGCAATACATTTCAAAAGAATTAAAGAGCTAGAAGACATAGCTAAACAATATCTCAAAGAAGTGGAAATGTCTTCCGAGAGAGAAGCGAGATACAGGAAAATTTCAGTCTATGAAGAgggaaaatataaaatgtttaatgtaaaagcTACGGATTATCTTCGCCGTTCGAAGACGTTGGAGGCTTCACCAGAGGAAAGTTGGAAGAAGTACAGCGAATACAGAGCGAAAGCAGAATCAAAACGTGGCGAGATTGAAGGTTACAGTTCTTGGAATGCAGCTCTCAAGGAAAAATTGATTGAATTTGAGGAAAAAATAAGACAGCTGAAAACTAAGTTACATGACGtgaaagagaagaataaagaatacaaaACAAAAGCAAAGAGACTAGAAAACGAGGTCGAGAAAGCTAAGGAACACTACTTCGATGAAATCCGCTTGTATATAGACCATTTCTCAAAATACAATGACGCAGTTAGGAAGAGCAAAGAATATTCAGTGAATAGTTCCATTGAAATAAAGGAGTGCGAAAAATGTGAACATCTTGTAAAGGAACATAAAAATTTTGCTAAATTAATGAGTACACAAGCAGAATTATTTTTATTGGAAAATGACTCACTGCTATTGAAGAATCTTAGAACATCGAAAAGAAGTGGCCAAACTAAGTTGGAAATGGAATTAAGGGAATTCAgagatattttacacaattttcagtGCATTTAA